CAAtcttaaaatataatgataagctattatgtacataaaagtgagtttgaataataataagtgaatatatatatgtctaatataTAAACACAAATTGTAtgcacatgtatatataaacatacacgaatacatacatatatacacacatatgttTGCACATCTAATACTTATACAATCAACAATATAGCATAACCAAACCACTAACACATAACTTGTTCAAAAACAACACATATTGTGAACCTAGACCAAGTTAGGAACCAAATTCAAACTCATCACCACACACCACCCCTCCTAGTCAATGGATATCAATCCACCACTCCTACAAGCCAATAAACCAGCCCTCACCTCCTTTCTTGCTCCCTCATCACGTGAATGTGGCCTTGGGAAGGCTCACAACTCTCATTTTTCCCAAGCAAAACACACACAACTCCAAAAACTCTCTCTAACTCTCTTAAATTTTTCTGCaccttttcttctctttttcaaTTCAAACAGGGCAAAATGAAGCTTAAATCtaactaatctaatgtaataataagtcaTATGGATCACCTATCACctagagtcatgtatggtgAAAGCTTGGAGGTGATTTGGAGGCAATAACCATACGAAATCAGCCCTTTAAGGGGACTGATCGGCAGCAGCAAATATGGGCCAAGAACAACCCATAAACTCAAGATTTAATCATCAAACAAACAATAACTAACAATAATCTTGTATGGGGTTAAGCTATAATCAATGGGAGCATGGATAGAAAGCATCAATAGCCCTCAAACGGCCATATATGTCAAGGTTTTCATCATTTAAGGTTGATATCTTGAAACCGATTTCAATACCTCTTTACCTATGATATTTTCATTGATCCATTGATGTTTTTAAGCCTTATCATCAGTAAATATGTGTTGTGTAACTAAATAATGCATTgcatgttgagaaaatacaagatctttacatgcATGTTGTTTTTAGGATGATTAAGAAACGTTTTTGCAAGAATCTAGTTAACCAAACATGTTTTTGTGTAAGATCAGTATGTAAATGATAATGGATGATTTGAAATCTTTTGTAATCAGTAAgttttgatgtaaaagtaatacAAAATTGTAAGGACCAAACTCAACTACCAAACTCAACTGAAGAAAAATAGAACAAATTGTAAGGTTATGGTATTTGGCTACttaacacttttccaacaaaattcCAAATTCTCAATATAGAGCTTTATTTCATAatcactagccaaacaccaaaaaatgtaatattCTTACCAAGGGGGAATTTTCATTAACAACAATTCTTTCAATCAAATTATCATTTATCAATCCCATTTAGTTAGGGTTTTACTTGAAAAATCTCCAATAACAAAAAACTCCAATTCTACGGCTAAGAATCCtaatttcaataacaaaataGAACTAGGGTTATGGAAAAATCATTACCTCAAGAATTAGAAACAAGAGTTAGGATTTTCAAAGTTAGAAttccttttcaatttcttgtacaattggccaccaccaccacctccacctctAAACAAAACCCcaactttcaatttcttgtACAATTGGAGATGGTTATTGATGTTGTTTCAATATTAAGATTCTTAATTTGAGTTTCTATTGCATGGATTTAAAGAATTTGAGAGATGAGCTAGTGAGAAGTGGGTTGAATTGAGTGAGTGGAAAAACATGAATCATAATTCAAGTTGGCTGGCTTACTTCCTTGGTAGCCACGTCCTTTACAAAATTTtatgggtaaaatacccactagccactaaagtttcaactaaattaactccttaactcaaaacaaaatactaggaaattaatttaatgtcaaaactacaaaaagggttaattttctattaccttaaaatattgagATGTTACAAAAATGAGTGCTGATCTTGTAAGAGATaaattaaagtgttaattaagcaagaaaggtcattggtgagttgatatgaTCAAGAATGAATCTGACAGAAACCACTTTCTATCTTGGAACGGctaaactgggcatgtgagggcattttcaagcaaaacgttcaaaataaaagttgtagagaaACGAGTTACATTTAACCACCAACTGGAATtcctcaaaaatactgaaccaaacaaaagatatgatttttctactgaaactggtcaaaactgtaattttgtctgaatattttgtgaactttaacaatttttctCTCCTAAACCAAAAGGCTCCAGGAGGTGTTACTtagtggaaagtaatttcaatatgtcctaaacttaaaataaaatcatggaaTTTTTATTAAGAGCATGACCcaaagaacttttataaaagatttggGTATGCAAAACAGTGACTGTTTTGACCATTTTCActtctaaaaatattttgagcTAGTAAATATTACTTAAAAATTAAGACAGAATTTACCAAGTTATAAGACACATATGGATTATTGTACAAAAATCAGGAACCTCCAAATAATTGGTTTCCCTCACTAAACATTAGccaacattttataaaaataaagtataaaacagaaaatttgcaagtaatcttataaatggtataatgggctatgtaatgaactaagaaccataatgggctaacccggcccaaataaccAACCCATATAACCATAAATCAATAGGCCCACCTGGCCCAACAACCCATATAACCTATCAAGCATATggcccaaataaggttaagcctaACAACTAatttaagcccaataactaaattaagcccaagtcacttaaaaacccatcacatttagGCCCAATTgttaatggcccataacacttaaacgaatttcatgaaccaagtaatcgtaaTACAAATCGAGAAATATCTGAGTTGAAAATAagtttaatcaaaataaaacaaagataattaagtgagatagacataagtaattatgttaaccaagctatatattgatatcacagaTGCTAATTCGTGCTAAAATCGtttacacatcaaatgatgaataaggataacataacttaatatggcatttctatatgataacctaagatgccaactaaaaccacaaatgaagccaagttaccgaaaatgtaacaacttataactacgcatgtaatgaaagtgaccttttacaccatcaatctctacaaccaaaaagATACGAATATTAGCAATACACTTGGATCCCATAATTGATGACGACTTAATGAAGACGGCATTTCTAAGTAATGGTTTAAGATAGGaatttatgtatattagtcatctcgtagggatagtcttggctttgaaatatggatgaggaccatgatggaatatatgatcaaggaagcaatagatgggaagtacccattttggataagtatatataatgctctgcatatcaaggtgagtcatagccccttttcaaactcttttatgtgttttactttcggggtgaaaaacatgataaataaaattgtttctttatgaaatgatatttgGAAGAATGATTATGATATGGGAATTATGTTGcatgttcaatgtgatatatgttatatgatgagcttgagttatGTCAAACTGTTTCacttcggtacactactattaactccgAAAGGGCCaaggggaggcctgtagttaaaGGGGTTCCGCAACTATGAGTCGTCCACTCACCCACTAAAATAGGTAACGGTGGAATGTTAGTTGCCTTCGTGAcgaccttcacttccagtccgacccgAGCGGTGCTCTAAGCTACTTTAAATTTGattggtcgtctccatggcacaaCCCAATTATggttaaagcacttgattgacagcgctatgaaatgaaatattatGTTGGTTGGGACATGAAATGGTTTTAGTAGTGGCTCAaacatttactcatcaaattatgcATTTGGCTAAATGTaagtgatattattatgtttggaTATTATGagttgaacatacggtttgggtattggacctCATATGGAaccttgaaagttgttgaaattggcGATATTGAAATCTTGTTGACCGAATGgttttgatatgatatatgattaatcgttggatatatttttctctcaagatgatttgacaaatgataACTTTAcaattaccatggatttttctaagtgttgaaatgacattatggtatttggaaaacttgatatttggagATGAGAATTTTTCCGtacatatggtttgggtatgttaatatctaataatatgttttctaagtgtttaaAATTGTTATGCAACGAGATTTacttaaaaacctatgcactcaccaactacgttttcgtagttgacactttttcttcatgcttttcaggaattagcataagctttgaggaattatatgcatcatgattgtttgcattgcactttggagtctaagatcaaaccttgtgatgagCAAttgaatccgccttgatcattgtagtatactatttcatgtgcttgttatttgtttcgtgaacttagtatccaagtatggtggacgcatttgtacttggaaattggttcacattcttgtacatttgtaaatattttttatcaaataaagctatagtgaatgttatttataatcatttgttttgaatactcgactttctgtacatctaaTTGTTCCGCCCTAGTTGGAATGTTACAAGAACCAtcggttatatatatttatattttgtataataataataataataataataataataataataataatgattaatcctcttaaccAACTAAACATTAGCCTATATATCTTTATCTTAAAAAAGATTTGATATCAACTTTTATCTTTGAAGTCGTAAAATTGTGtttttagtaaatatttatGTAGATCAATTGATCAAATTTATATGAAGTTTGTTTGTAAAAGATAAGATAAGATGGCGGAgactaatttatttaaattcaaaattttactAATTTTTAGCTAGAGTTAGGTAGCTCTTGTATAACACTTAAATGATAAGATATATTACGGAGTAATATCGTGAAGATAAAAGCACATGCTTAAAAATTTATCAACAAACTTCCTTATAAAAAGGACTAATTTATACGTTCAAGGTTAAAAGTTGTAAACATCCAATGGTTAGGATTCAATTTGATAAGCACTAACCGGCaacaataagtatatataatatgtgagcCTACAACAATTACAACTAGAATAATACTTACTCGGGTTACACTTAATtaaatacattttttgtttatttacatttattgataattaaatttaagAGTCAggattgatataaaaataaaaaaagaaataatcatatGTAGGAATGGCATGAGACATGTTCGGGGCGGATAGTACCCTACTTGAACTCGAACCTGACCCCATACCCATAGGGTACCTTATAGGGATCAAAATATTGCTCAAAACTAACCCGATACCCGATCCCCATTCACAAATTGAAATCCAACCTGATTTTTGATAACATTATTAACACACCAAAGAACATTTAAAATtctaaatatcattatattcACATCAAAAAGGACGAGCAGTTGGAATATAGAATTCGATGAACCCAATGAAAAAATTGAAGACATATTACAAGTATTACTaactcaagaaaaagaaaaatacaaaattgaaACACACGAATGTGGCCGTTTACATACcaaaatatatctctaaatgatttatatatatctttaaaacaATAATCATCATGACTTGTAACACAAATGATGTTCTTGTAttttagatttgttttttttttaatatttatcatttattttttaaccttaatattttaaatttaaaaatttgtcttTCTAATCTGTATATAATAAAGTAtaagtttttcaaaaaatataaaagatggtTTGTCTCGTAAAAATAATAACGGTAACCCATTAATCATCATCAAGTCTATATGATTTACACAAAGATCAAGTGAATAttaacaaaagttttattaaaaatatctGGGTTAAACCAAGGCTTATTagttagtaataataataaaattaaatgaatgAAAGTCATATCTATCAATTGATCACAACggacctttcaaaaaacaaattaatcacTACGGAGTATTcacattaagaaaaaaaaattgtaatacaTATCACATTATACTCcaattcaaaaaaatttgtcATGTTGAATACCAAGTGCATGTGTGAATGAGCCTCGTGTGACATAACTTCACACATAGTGTCGTCATCATTAGCAGCAGTAATATGGAGATAGAATGATATGAAAAAGATGAAGACGGTGGCATTTGATTGACACCATCCATTTGATTACCGGttcttcatttatttttatatttttccattCAAAACCCTCCATCAAATTATCATCACCACCACATTCCATCCCATCATCTTTATCCTCATCATTTCCCACACAACCCAGAACCTATTTTTTCTCATTAGTTCGTAGTGTTGGGTAAAAGTAATTTACCCCAACTTTCattatttgttaaaataacCCTGAATATAAATAGAAGAGTTTGTGCTGAAATATAGGGTTATAGTTGATAGGCTAGCTTTTTAtccatgtttttattaaaagccCATGTATTTATTATCAGTTAACTAATCTTCCGATTTAAAAGcccatgtttttattatttgctAACTGACCTTCTTATTTAAAAGGAAATTTTTATATGACTGAGATCACGTATCAATCTAATCGAATGGacataaattcataaaaattaaaagcaccgacaacaatatatatatatatataatataacgagTATCAATTTTATACCATTCTCCTAGATAGGGTTATATCTTCATCTAGCACCATACCACAAGAAAGCAAGTGACATGAGGGCGTGTTTAGTTCTGAATTGTAGCCTacgttttcatttttaattttttaaaaatagaaaaaatttcttatctgtaaaaaaacaaataaaattttgaaaacacgtTGAAACTAGAAATTATGACATGTTATAATCTATTTGGTGGTGTGGGTGGATCTAGAattctaaaatttaaaaaatgaaaaaataaaggtggaaaacaatttaaaaaaatgttttttaattttccattGACAAGtgaaaaataatgttttatgttttcatgacatttttttttaaaaactatgattttatcgtgttttttgttttccatgcTTTATTAGAAAACAAGAATGAAAAACAATGAGTATTTTCTCCAACTAAACGCTCTTTAACTTTTTGGAAAATTCTAAGTAGACAAGCATCTTTGTTATCAAATCTTTTGTCATTCCTAACTCTGTAAATGCACCAACAATGTAATGATATCATTCATTCCTTTTAGACTCTTCGTGTTTTCCCATCTTCACAAATTCATGCACCAAATCTTTAGACAAGAATATGATTGATGGGCAAAATTACACCATACGCTAATCATATGTCAAACATCTTCGCAACTAtgcacaaaaacaaaagatgaacAATCAATTCACCCCATCTCATAACGGTAACTATCTGTTAAAACCTAAGTCATAACGGGTTGGTTATAGGGTATTCGTACAAACCTAAGTCACAACGGGGTTTTATTGCAATGTATCTAAAGGCAACAAGTTTTTTCCCGATCTTGTGATGGTGGGGGATACCTACCattgtataaaatataaaaaatatatataaaagtatgggTATGCACTTGCATACCCTCTAAAGAAAAATActagtgtttttattttttcagtttttgaaaaaaaaaagtgtaaatatagTGAGTGTGGGCTTGAACACCGTATAGACGTATTAAAACGATATTGCCTACTCCAATACGAATCCTTAAATCCGTCAGTGAGTTAGGGCAGTAGATTTCCTCCGAATCTTCAGATTTTGGGCTTGCGCTACCCAAAACACTGATAACATTGACTATGGGGTCGCCTTTCAGTATTGCGTTTAGGTTACCCATGATTATCCTACTTTATGCGTGGGAATATAAATTTGgaaaaaattaaatctaaatatgGATactaagattaaaaaaattcacaaaTATAAGTTATGTCTTTCCAATTAAAATGCAACAACTTTTGATACCAAAGACTTAGGGCCGGCTTTTGGGGTGGATAAAGTGGGCGACGGGCCGAGGCCCGTTTTTTTAGGGGgcccgatttttttttttttttaagttatatatatataataaaagttttataccggcttttaaaggaaaaaaaattttctacGCAGTCATCTCAATCTCGAGCGGTGCTCAGTGATCACATCCTTTTTTTTGTCCCCACTTTGTTTCAAGTTACAGGTAATGctttcttttttcattaattaattttatggaGATAATAATTATAACCTTATCaatgtttattatttattaattaatataaaagaaatggtttaattttttatacgattaacaacaaatataatattatatcaatGGTATTATGAGTATCAATTGAGCAATACAATAATATGATTTGTTGTTTATAAatcataatttattaattttgcaGTTTTGAAcgtataaaagttttattaatgtttttggtattatttcatttaattttaatatttgattgttaattttagaatttagattaatCACAAATTATTAAGCGGTTCaaatttgaatttgatttttagaaattatgccTCCTAAAGCACCATCTGGTAGTCAAAAACGTAAAAAGAGAAAACTTGATGAAGAAATGAGAAAGTCACAAGCCGGTGCTCTAGATAAATTTATCCATAGACAACCTGTTGAAGAACACGTTGAGACTAACATTGAAGATGTTGAACAAGAAGATCATGTTGAGGCTAATATAAATGAAGAGAAGGCAGAAGAGCAAGCAAATGAAGAAGAGTATGTCGAGCCTAATGTAAATGAAGAACATGTAGAGCATAACCCAATTGATATATTTGATCCAGGAAGGTGGGAAGGATTAAATTCTGATCAGATAAAACTTTTGGTCGAGAAAGGTCCAAACAGAGATACTAGTATTGTGTATGGTCCTTATGATGCACTTGGTAGACGATTTTCCACTGCTTTATATACAAGAACTTTATCAAATATGTAGAAGTGTGATAGAGAGTGGCTCATTTATTCAAAAGAGCTAAATagagtattttgtttttgttggaaAGTGTTTAAAACAGGGGCTTTGCGAGGTGCTTTGGCTAATGAACGATATGCAGATTGGCATCATGGTTTCACTTCTCTCTGAAAACATGAAGTATCCCTAGATCATCTCACAAATATGACTAAATGGTTCGATATGCGTAAAAGATTGAAGTTGAATAAAACAATCGATCAAGTTCAATACGAGCCGttcaagaaagaaagagatTACTGGAAACAAGTCCTTCTGAGAATTTTTGCACTAGTGAAGTATCTTGCTAAACATAATTTAGCATTTCGTGGAAGCCAAGAAAAGTTGTATCAAAAAGGTaattatagtttatttattttttctaccTCTAtcaaatacttattttttaactaattcaactttatatattttgtatgcaAAGGTAATGGAAATTTCCTGGGTGGAATTGTAATATTGGAAGAGTTTGATCCGGTTATCAAAGAGCATATGCGGAAGATCTTAAGAGATAAACTTCATGTGCATTATCTTGGACACAACATCCAAAACGAGATAGTACTTCTGCTTGgagaagaaattaaaaaagaaattatcaAGAAGATAAAGGAAGCAAAGTATTACTCACTCATACTTGACTGCACTCCCGATTCAAGTCACCAAGAACAGATGACTATAATAGTAAGGTATTTAAATTTCTCATCTAATTCCGTTACTATTGTCTATTGAGGAGTCTTTTCTAGGATTTTTGAATGTtaatgatactactggaaaagGACTGTTTGATATTACATTAGAAGAGTTAAAGTCTCTTGGTCTTGATATTGATGATATGCGTGGACAAGGTTATGACAATGGGGCAAACATGAAAGGAAAACACCAAGGAGTGCAAAAGAGATTTTTAGATATAAATCCTAGAGCATTCTACACTCCTTGTGGTTGTCATTCTGTTAATCTTACATTATGTGATATGGCTAACACCACTCCTAAAGGAAAAAGTTTTTTTGGACATATCCAACGTATTTACACTATCTTTTCAAATTCTACTAAGAGGTGGCAAATTTTGAAAGATAATGTCAAAGCTTGGAGTCTTAAGTCATTGTCACAAACTCGTTGGGAAAGTCGTGTTGAAAGTGTTAAGGCTATTAGAATGCAACTTATTGATGTACGGGAAGCCTTACTTGAAGTTGGAGAAAAAGGTACTGATCCTGGAATTGCAGATGAAGCAAACTCGTTAGCAGAAAAAGAACTTTGTGACTTTGAGTTTTTGGTATCAATAGTCATATGGTATCAAGTATTAAACCAGGTGAATGTTATGAGTAAGAAGTTACAATTAATGGATATGCATCTTGATACTGCAATTGAAGAAATAAACAAATTGATCGGGTATTTCAAAGATTATAGAGAAACGAGTTTTTTTAAAGCAATTGATGAAGCTAAGGAGATTGCTATTGAAATGGGTATTAATCCGGTATTTCATCAAAAGCGCGCGATCCAAAGGAAAAGGAAATTTGATGAGAGTTCAAGTAGCCAAGAAGTTTTATTTACAGGAGAAGAGAACTTTAAAGTCAATTATTTCTTATATATTGTTGATAAAGCCATTGGTTCTCTTGAAACAAGATTTGAACAATTCAAGGAATATGAGAAATTATTTGGCTTTTTATTTCCACATAACTTACGGGGAATCGATGATAAAGATCTTAAGTTGTCAGCTTACGGGCCAGGCCTCTCTTTGACCTGATAACTAGTATCTTGAAAATGCACTCAAGTTTGTAGAAAGATCGGATGTTGATGCTGATGAACTTTATATGGAGTTGAAGTCATTTGACTTTAGTCAATTTAGCAGCCCCGTTGATGTTTTGCAGCATTTGAAAGAACTTGATTATTTTCCCAATGCAAGCATTGCTTACAGAATATTGTTAACTATTCCAGTAACAGTGGCATCTGCAGAAAGGAGTTTTTCGAAACTAAAGTTACTGAAATCTTACTTAAGATCTACCATGGGTCAAGAAAGACTAAGCGGATTGGCGATGATAGCGATCGAGAATGAAATCTTAGATGATATAGACTATGAATAGTTGATCAACCAATTTGCTATGAAGAACGCTAAGAGAACTACTCGAATCCTCGGCTAGCTATTACGATATGTTAATTTAATAGTATGTTTTGCATTTTTTATAGTTTCTTGAAAAATAACTTTTGCTATGTTTATTATCGTCGTTTTTAAGGATTagcttatataatataaaactcgTTGCGTTTAGTCTATGGGCTCTTTTTTTGACGTTCGGTCAAGACCCATAAATCTTCAGAGACGACACTGACTAGTTAAAGTGTGAACAAGATATTGAATTCCAAGAAAGTAAAAATGATTGAGAAATGATTTTATAAGAACGTTTACCGTGTAAAACAGAAACAACCAACACTTTCCATATGTGCTCGAATCTAAATGACAAAAGTGATATTAGCAGTTACAAATAGTTTACCGTGTATGACTTCGCCTCTGGTTATCAGACCGGTTTGTTTTTTGCTGGCACAATTTGTCGATGCAGATGCTTTTTCGTGGATCTTGAATCTTAATTTTCCAATGACGATCAGAAAAGTTACTCTTATGTGCTTGCCTACGATCCCACCCCAGTTGGCCCTTTTGCTTTGTCGACAAAAGACAAAACTGTTGCAATTGGGGTGGCATCGTATCGTGCACTTTCCACCAATTATAGTGCGCCACATCACTCGCAAATTCTTGTAACAATTCCACATTCCAGTTACAATCATAGTCTCTATAACACAACCATGGTTTTAAGCCGAGGTAATGGAGGACATAGAGAATATGTGGGTTTGCACCAAAAAGTTTTGCTTTTTTCTCTTTGCTTTTCTCATCATCCCCAATCCAAAAATCCTTTAGGTAATTCATGTGTTTTGGAATTCTATGCCACCATGTGAAGATTTCATTCAAGTAACCTTGATCACCCCCATTATAAGATGTAATATCATTGATGTGATCCATCAAAAGTTCAAATGTGCAATTTGATGGCTCGATGACCATGACACCCGAGTTGAAAAGTGTCCCATTGTTCCCTGTGGCGGAAATTTCAGGCATTTGAAAAAGGAAATCAATGTTCCTAAGGATGAGTAAATCAGCATCAATGAAGATAATCTTTTTGTAATCAGTTAACTGCCATAAACGAAACTTGCTATAGTTGTATTCGTTGTATGTGCCATTTTCGGCTTTGGGGTTTCTTATTCTCTGAATAGTGCGGATCTTCCATCCTGCCAGGGCAAGTCCAAGCTTGTGGTAATCGCTAATCGTGTCGTCAACAAGTATCACAAGGTCTCTAGTAGACCCAACCATTCGAATGCTTTGTGCAACCGCGATTGCCCCACAAACATACATGTCAGCCGAATGTAGGATTGTTACATATGCTTCACGTAGAACATCACCAATATAATCTTCACCTATCTTAGAAAAGTCAATTAGATATGTTCATTTCAAAAATATTCATAAACAAATGCATGTAGTTCAATTtggtttaaaaaacaaaaatgattaatctgtctaaaaattaacctaaaaatcctaCTATTAATAACATGAAATTTTGACATGTGTATTTCACTTTTTatctttcttcatcttctctCTTGATTTTTTCATATGACATAATCTTGtaattaggaagatttttaggcCATTTTGTTACAAGGATTAATATGCTCATGACATAACTTAATTGTTAGGGTCTCAATCTCATTGATAATAAAAAGCATGAATCATAATTTAGTTGATAAAAGTTCAAAATATGTAATAGAATATATGAGTTAAGATTTAAAGTTAGCTAACCTTGAGGTCTAAAAGGAAGTGCAAGTTCACAAGATCCAATTGGAAGTTGTAGTTTCTCCCTCAATACCTTCAAATTTGGTTTGTACAACCAAGCATTGCCTTGTTGAACTACAAGTTCTTTACAAGGAAACAAGTTTGGGATTGGGACACAATCGGATATGAATAGCACGTACATTATGTAATCACCCTTAGCTGATGTGGCTAGATCTGCAGTTGCAAGTTGCAAGTGCAGCCGAGCCACATCTCTAGTCCAATTCCCATCGTTACTACAGGGAAGCTTGACTACGATCACATCAAGCCTTTTTATAGGCGTGTCAAGCTTGGGGAGATTTGGGCACTTTGGAACTTCATCTTCTTGTTCTTCATCAATCCATTCTGGATATAATGACTCCCATGTCACATTTTTGTCGACCGGTTCAAGATGCAGGACTATGTGGTTTGCACTATTTGGGAAAATTCGTGTTTTCCATTCAAAGATTTCCTTGTCATTGAAGTTCAAGAACCCGATCCCATGAATAAGTTCATTAACTATTGGTATCTTTGTAAAAATGGTCGAGATCTCATCCCAATCAACTTCAGAATGTGACTCGTATGTGTAATGTGGTCTTTCAATCGGGTTCCATATGCTTACACAATGCCGCCTATATATCAGAAAATTTAAGTTTGTCACATTGGTTAAACATTAGACCTCTCAATTTACcaaaacaaatttataatgCTACGTACCGTGAAATTACATGAGACATGTATTCATGTTGATGAATCGCTATGAGATAGTACATCAAAACAAGAGTTGCGAGTAACATGATGGGCAAAAGATGCTTGAATGATAAATGTTTGTACTTGAAGT
The Erigeron canadensis isolate Cc75 chromosome 2, C_canadensis_v1, whole genome shotgun sequence DNA segment above includes these coding regions:
- the LOC122587697 gene encoding uncharacterized protein LOC122587697; the encoded protein is MPPKAPSGSQKRKKRKLDEEMRKSQAGALDKFIHRQPVEEHVETNIEDVEQEDHVEANINEEKAEEQANEEEYVEPNVNEEHVEHNPIDIFDPGRWEGLNSDQIKLLVEKGPNRDTSIVYGPYDALGRRFSTALYTRTLSNM
- the LOC122587698 gene encoding zinc finger MYM-type protein 1-like; the protein is MTKWFDMRKRLKLNKTIDQVQYEPFKKERDYWKQVLLRIFALVKYLAKHNLAFRGSQEKLYQKGNGNFLGGIVILEEFDPVIKEHMRKILRDKLHVHYLGHNIQNEIVLLLGEEIKKEIIKKIKEAKYYSLILDCTPDSRFLNVNDTTGKGLFDITLEELKSLGLDIDDMRGQGYDNGANMKGKHQGVQKRFLDINPRAFYTPCGCHSVNLTLCDMANTTPKGKSFFGHIQRIYTIFSNSTKRWQILKDNVKAWSLKSLSQTRWESRVESVKAIRMQLIDVREALLEVGEKGTDPGIADEANSLAEKELCDFEFLVSIVIWYQVLNQVNVMSKKLQLMDMHLDTAIEEINKLIGYFKDYRETSFFKAIDEAKEIAIEMGINPVFHQKRAIQRKRKFDESSSSQEVLFTGEENFKVNYFLYIVDKAIGSLETRFEQFKEYEKLFGFLFPHNLRGIDDKDLKLSAYGPGLSLT
- the LOC122589967 gene encoding UDP-glucuronate:xylan alpha-glucuronosyltransferase 1-like, with translation MLLATLVLMYYLIAIHQHEYMSHVISRRHCVSIWNPIERPHYTYESHSEVDWDEISTIFTKIPIVNELIHGIGFLNFNDKEIFEWKTRIFPNSANHIVLHLEPVDKNVTWESLYPEWIDEEQEDEVPKCPNLPKLDTPIKRLDVIVVKLPCSNDGNWTRDVARLHLQLATADLATSAKGDYIMYVLFISDCVPIPNLFPCKELVVQQGNAWLYKPNLKVLREKLQLPIGSCELALPFRPQGEDYIGDVLREAYVTILHSADMYVCGAIAVAQSIRMVGSTRDLVILVDDTISDYHKLGLALAGWKIRTIQRIRNPKAENGTYNEYNYSKFRLWQLTDYKKIIFIDADLLILRNIDFLFQMPEISATGNNGTLFNSGVMVIEPSNCTFELLMDHINDITSYNGGDQGYLNEIFTWWHRIPKHMNYLKDFWIGDDEKSKEKKAKLFGANPHILYVLHYLGLKPWLCYRDYDCNWNVELLQEFASDVAHYNWWKVHDTMPPQLQQFCLLSTKQKGQLGWDRRQAHKSNFSDRHWKIKIQDPRKSICIDKLCQQKTNRSDNQRRSHTR